The Tenrec ecaudatus isolate mTenEca1 chromosome 13, mTenEca1.hap1, whole genome shotgun sequence genome segment TCGACGGCCCCTCGCGGGACCCCCCGTCCTCCCCTCAGCGGCCCCACGCGGGAAGGACCTcagtccctcccccaccccacccccgcagcgGTCCCGCACCGAAGCTCGGTTCTCGCTCTGCAGCCCCGCGCGGCCCCCAGACACACGGCGGCGCCTCAGACTCACCACAACTAGTAACGGCCTTCTGGGAAGGCCCACCGCCTGCGAGCGGACTTCTTGGGTGGACGCCGGCTGCAGGGCCTGCCtcagcgcccgcccgcccgccgccccgcGCCCTTACGGCCCTCCGGCCCCGGCGCCCGCGTCCCCTCCCCACCGGCCGGGTCCTTAGCGCCGCGGCCGCAGGCGCTCGCTCAGCCGCCCGTCTGCCGGCCCCGCCCGGCCGGATCCCCCGACTGCCCGCGGCAGCCCCGCGCCCCGCCTCCGCCCCCGCGGACGCGACGCGGATTGGGCCTGCGGAGGTGCTGGGGCGGGGCCAACCGGGCCCGCGGCCTGAAACCGCGTCTCggaagctccacaggagagagcggGAGAGGCGGGGCCAGACCGCGGGGCCAAAGCAAGCCTGGGCGGAGCTTGGGCGTGCTGGGTGGGGCCTAGACTACGAGGGCGGGCGCATTCCGGGACCGGGCTTGGGTCACGCGCGATCCTGAGCATGGCGGGACTTGGCTGGGTCGCAGGGCGTGGCCTAAGCTGATGAGGCGGGATCCTGAGCGCTACAGGTGGGCCGGTCCTAGTTCTCTGAAACGGGCGCGTTCAGGAGCCAGTCTGGGTTTTCCTGGGATCATGAAAGGGGCGGAACCCGCGCGGGTCCATCATATGGGGGCCCAGTTCTCTGGGAATGCGCTTTCCAGGACGGATCCGGATATCGCGCAAgacttggggggaggaggggcgagGCCTAGCTCCGTGGGCGTAGCGCTTTCTTTGACAAGATTTTGTCCTGAAGCCTGGGATTGGTGGTGCGCTGCCGCTCTCCTGCCTTGTTCCCACCCTGCCGGGCCCACGGCCAAGGACGACAGTCTTAACAGAAACATTGCTGGCCTTGGCCTGACCgcccacgtgggtgggaggactgCATCATGTACGAGGGAGGTGCCCTCACCCCAGAAACTTCTCTCCTGGAACAGAAGCAGGTGTCCGATGTCCATCAGAATGCCAATCAGTCCTGTCTTGTCCGGTACCAAGTCACAAAGTGCTGATGCTCCAAACAGTTCTTACCAGTTCTACACAATACAACTGCCCCCCTCAAGAACCACACACGAGGTGTCTAAATAATAGTCCTTTATTGATAAAAGGTTAGTTGTAATGAGTATAAAATTGCTGTGTAAAATAAGTGTTGACAAAATACATCTCTAGGTGAAGAATCTCTTCGTAACAAGAGTGCTGCTACCTGTGAGCCagttcagtgaagtttgaaaTCTGTTCAAAGTCCTTAAGTGTAGCCAGTCAGCCCTGCAGAGCCAGTCCTAGGGGGCAGTGGGCCCCAACTAGTACTTTCTCTTAAACAGATGAGGTATAAACCGACTGCAAATGCGTTCTGACCACTTTTTAAGGTTTTTCTAACATGGTTAGTTGACCGACTGCAAATGCGTTCTGACCACTTTTTAAGGTTTTTCTAACATGGTTAGTTGATAAATAGCCCTAATAACTTCCCCTGGCTGAGGTGTCCTGAGAAAGTCCTGGCCACTCAACTGAGGAGGGGATTTAGCAGAGTGCCGTGTATTTTCACAAGTAGTTTTTTTAGTGCTGGATTTGGCCCCTTAATCTCTGGCCAAAACAACTGCCCATGTCCCACCCAAATCTAATCGCCTGTCTCTACACTTGGACGAAACCTAGATGGATAGCCTGCACTACCCTGCACCATGGTACCGCATTCTGGGAACACACCTCCAAGCCCAGAGCTTTGCATACCCCACAGGAGGGGCTCACTGGCTACGACTGAGAACTGTATTTCACAAAATAAAGAGAAACGATGGCTGGAAATTAAGGAACAAAGTCACACTGCCTCTTGCCTCTCACTGGAAAACCACTGAGATGCCAGCAGCAGAAGGCACTTTGGATCGTAGCTGCCTGGTGACCTAATGGGGTTCCCATCACAGAACCCCAAGTCCCATTGCTGGGACGATCTATAcaggcatcacagcaacaccccgAGTAAAGTGCAGTATAAAAGTACAAGAGGTTGATTTCTCCAAAGGCCAAATGAATGTTAATTTTCTTTCAAGTGTCTTTAAAATGGTGGAGTAGAAACTGTGCAGACGAGAACCTTGACGGCACGTCCAGAGGGCTATGGGGGGCTTAGTTCCTACAGTGCAGTGTTGGCCACGGCGGCTGTGGAAGGGTAAGTGGCGAAGGCTGGGCACTTTTATATATTCACCTTGAATTTGAAATTTAAAAGGTAGAAACCTGCATTTCGTCAGAGAATCTGCTCTGTATTACTGGGCAGAAGGGATCTGTGCAGAGAAGTGACAACGTGGGGCGGTAGCTGCAGAACCTGCTCAGCAGACTGGTGGCTGGGGCCTGGTGCCCTTGTCATCAGGGACTGCCGGGAGTCCAGCACCCGGGGTCACCCAGAGTCAATGAGGATTTGTTTCTACACATCAACAAGCCTGTTTCTCAACATGTGGTCAGTCAGGCCGGCTGAGAGCTGGGAAACCCAACTGCTGAATGGAACCCGGGCTGACTTGGAAACCAATTCTGTGTCAGTGGTTAGTAAAGGAGAAAGGAAAGTGAAATTTTCAACCCACAAAGAGAAAGAATAATATAGCAATGAAATAACAAATGTTACAGTACTTcgtaacaaaaataataatgtaaaaaGAAGTTGCATTCTCAGGTACAGGTGCTGAAGATGTCAACGGCACTCCTCCTCTGCCTTCACAGGAAATATCCCCATGTGACTCATCTGGAATGTTCTATCGTGGAGTTGTTTTCTAGAAAAAAAGTCAACAGCACATTTCCACAGCAGCAGCCCAGGCCCCGCTCTGCCCCCTGACGGGGCCCTCTCTCTCTGGAACAAGGGAACAGCTAGAGCAAAGGTTGGGTGACCAGGACTTCGGGCTACTGGGAGCTAGGAGCCCTGctcaaaaccaacctcactgccgttgagtcaattctgtttCACTGGTGACCCAgaaagggcaggggagaactaccCCCGATGGTTTCCAAGACGATAACTTTGTACGGGAGcaaagagcctcctctttctcccttggagcggctggtggcttccaagtgCAGCCCCCTTACTAACAGGACTAAGCAGGCTGCTGTGCTGTCCTGGGAAGGCATGGCTAGGGTTCTATGATGACAGTCATCTTTGAGATACATGGAATTATTGTATtcctggtaatagaaataaaatcatttcagGCATCTTCAGTTTTCATGACCCAGTAACATGGAAGCATAGTCACACCTTCTTGGGATGCCACAGCAGCCCCTGTGCCTGGCCACTCCCCTCAACTGGTGGGTCTTGAATCCACCTTTCAAGTCTTCTGGGAAGGAAATGGTCTGGTGGGAGGACAGCTGTCTGTTGTCTACAGGGGTGGACACTTCCCTGGTCCTGGTGGAATTCTCTTGAGCCTGGACTGGAGCCCAGCCCACATGAGGATGGGAAAGGATGTGGCCTCCCACTCGCTCATCTTCCTCTCTTTGTATCACCTGATGCCGTACCTCACACGTGGTGGCCATGTGCGCTGCTGTCACCGTCCCCAGCCTGCATCTGCATTTGCATCTGCGCCTGCATCCGGGCAATCATCTCCTGCATGCGGCGAAGCTAGATAGGGGTGGGACACATTCCTCTCAGTTCATGCTCTTAATGGGCACATGGTGTTCTGTGACCTTCCAGAGATTTAGCTTCTAGGCCTTTCCGAAACATGTACCATGGCCACACAAAGGTCTCTCATCCATCAGCAAGGGAGGACCAAGGACAGAAGGTCCATGGAAGAACCGCAGCTCAGATGAGACATGAGGCCTGCGCTCTTCGACCACCAAGGCAGGAACAGCGGGTGATGCTCGGGACTCAGTGTTAAATGGAGAGAAGTGTTCGGCTTTGCTGGGAGCCACCAGGTCTTAGCTGTTCAGAGAACAGTGGTGTCCACCTGCTGGTCTCCCTGGACTAGGTGCTTTAGAGCCCCCTTTGCCCTCCATGGATCTCCCCGCTGCATGTACAGGCTGTTCTCCTGAGCCCACTTCCACAATACTACCTGCCTTTTCCAACCTTTCCTCCAGATACATGCTAGAATCATGGGTCACCTCTCCCTAAAGGGAAGACTCGGCGcacacctgggcagcccatgggGCTCTCTGGGCCTTGCAATGGTGCCGTGAGGCAGTCAGTTAAGACGACCCTTCTGGCCGCAATTCCTTACGTGAGGCATTACAAGTTCTGGGCTCTGCCCGTGGCTCTAATGCTCatttggagggagttctctgctCGGCTGACAGACAGGATTTCGGTAGGGTTAGCAAAGGACATCAATCAAGTCACACATGTTCTTTCCTTGGAGGGGTGGCCCTGCTGAAGGACAAAAGCCACACCTCAAAGCcattcttgtgtgtctgcgaacCATCAGAAGCCCAGGAGCATCAGAAGAAGGGCACGTTGGAGATCTCTGTCTAGACATAGTCTGAGAACAGAGAAGTCAGAGTCTCTGCTTTGGAGACAGACCAtgggcagagcaaaggagccaagcCAGAGCAACAACCAGCATTATCACTGTGAGGCAGGCCCGGGGGCTGAGGACCAAAGTGTGAAACTCAATTACGGCTGAGGAGTAGTGCTTGGACTAATGACTATACCCTTATTTTTCACTGTAGGGTAACTTAGtgacttctctaataaacccccATAATTGGTTTTGAGTTTTCTCTCGAGTTCTGTCTGGCTACTGCAGTGAATTCCTGCCCCAGCACAGAGGCAGGTGCAGTGGGAGGAATGCTTGGTGTCAGAGCAGGAAAGCGGGATGGAGGGTGGGCCCATATCTGAGTGCTGCCTCgtggcaacagggaagccagtGGACAGCacaaggctgctgctgctgcaataATGCTTCACTCTATTTCTCAAGTGTTTCCTACCTATGTACAGGAaaactgtgttgttgtttttttaagttggCAATATTGCCTTTGTTTGTTCCGCTTTAGCTTAGGTGTTCATGAAGATAAATACTCGCATTCAAAGTGAGAACCGGGAGAGTCTCAAAGGAGAAGGCTGTGCGACCCATGCACATCTTGAGCACTCACACCGCAGTCTGACCGCCCCAAGCTGTGGACTCGCACTCGAGGCGGCCTCACCCGCCGTCCTCAGGTCTGCAACGGCTCTGGGCTATCGTCAAGTGGACTGCCAGCCTGCTCTTCCCGCAAGGTCACCACGCTCCCGCCTTCTCTACGCTTTCCAGTTAAACTAGCCAACGCGGAAAAGCACCTCACACATTATGTCATGTCCCTGTGAAACGTGCATGTGATTGTGTACCAAGAAGCTTCGCAGAGTCTGTGAGAAAACGCCATTACGTTTATTTCCATTTCCTGACAAACTCTGCCAAGCCCCTTGTAGATCTCTGTAAGAACTTAGTAAGTTAATTAGAAATTATATGATCAGAATATAGAAATGCTTGTCTACTTACTTCAGCCTCCTTTTCCAGCAAGATCTGGTCTTTATTCACATCCTCAGTTTCTACTTTCCTAAGAGTGGACAGAAATTTACAATGACATTATCACCATCACAAAGTTGGCTCTCGCTGACCACTTCACGACCCTGTGAAGCATGTGAAGGGATGCACCTGTTGGTTTTCTGAGTAAGAGCACAGGTGAGGAGGGCGCATGGGTGAAAAGAGGCAAGTGGCCCAACCCGGGAGCACCAGGCACCTTGCTGTGCTGTGCTAGGTGATGCCGGCACAGCATGCACTGAGCCGACCCTTCACCACAGGCTCCAGCACAGGCCAGTGTCACGCCTCACCATGCTCAGGCACCACACATTCCCAGCAGCATGCCACCGGAAGCAGAGGGAAAGGGGGGGAGGGCGGCAGAGCCAGCACAGGTGGGCTGGCCCAGACACCTTGGTGAAGCTATTGTTACTGTCCCCCTTCCCAGTGTCTGCTGCACCTCTTGCTTATGCGCTCCCTGGCATACACTGTGGGGTGACGCCAGAGCTGCTCAGTAGCAAGGAACGTGCATGGCGTTCCACAGCAGTGCACAAGATGGGACCCAGCCGTCCTGTGAGGGCTGCCAAGGCTGCCCAACCCCAACTAGCAAGTCTCTGGGGCAcctccaaagagagagcccaatcTCACTGATGAAGCTAAAGAGCGGGGCAGGCAGCCCGCAGGAGTGCGACGTGGGGAGTCACAATAGGGAAGGCTTTCAGGGGACACAATGACTTGGACAACCTGCCGCCTCTCTTGAGCCTCTCGGAGCGGAAGTTCTCATAGTGGAGGTCCTGGGTCACCTCCTGGAGGTCCTGCATATGTGTGCTGGAAAAGAAGATGATGCCCGAGTGGAGCCACACAGTCCATCCGACTGACACAGGACCATGCTCCAGGGCACACGGACACAGACACTGCACCACATGGGAGGGCACGCAGGCactgggtcacaaggaagggcaaTCGCCCACATCCAATCACTCACTGGATTGCGCGCTGAGACAGACAAGCATGTACTACTAGGACATGCACCGACACTGGACTACATGCTAGGACACATGAAGAGTACAGAACTGGGCAGATCCAGCGTCAGGCCCCGAGGGTCTCACATGAGCATGGTCCTCAGCTTCAGGAAGTCGTTGTGTTCAGGgttctccacctccaccaccccccacGGGTACAGGCGGCCTCGGACCTTCTTGCCTTTGGCTTCAATGAGTTGGTTGGATCCCACGACCGAAAATGGGATGCTGGCCTAGAGGGAGATAGGAAGCCAGAGTAGACCGAGGGCCAGGCTTCCAGGGGAAGTAGAAGGTTCTGGCCTGCTTCCTGGAAGTGCCAGCCGTCTACCACATGGGGCACATCACAGCTACAATGaaaactcagaaaaagagatctcCAAGTAGAGGAAACCTACAACACCCAGCTGCCCAAGGTGTTTGGGTTTTAGGGGTTATCATTCCCCCTAACAGTTTCCAAGTCGCCACATGCAGACTCTTGAAACCCAAGAGTACCTGTGGGTTATCAGCAGGCAGGATAGAGGACAGGGCTCTGGGTGGTGGTATCAGGTGGGGTGGGTGCACACCTCTTCCACTCCCACCTGTTCCTTTGGCCTCTATTGGCTGTTTCAGCAGACAGCATCAGAACCAAGGGCAACAGGAAGTGGGCTCCCGGTGAGGTTTTAATAGTGTTTGCAAAATGTGACTCCTCTAACACAGCTCTTCCAGCAAAAACCTTGATTGAACGACTATGCTGACATGATTCAGTTGGTTGATTACACGTGCCATCCTGCTAGGTAGAAACAGAGTCATATCAGAAGCAGGATGGCAGGCTCTCTAataccagcaagagagaagagccaggaatggagccTGCACTTAGGACCCCAAGGAGATGGCAGCTGAATCAGTCAAAGTAGTGGGCCACCCAGTTCAGAGTGGGTAATGCTGAGGGCCTTAGGCAGAGGGCTGGCTTGGGGAGTGGGTGCCAGCAGACACtggtggggaagaagcagggTTTGCTGATCATAGAGCTGGAGCTGAGCACCTTTGGGGTGAGGTTAACTACAGAGTGACATGTCCCTTGGTCATTTACTGGTAGCCAGGACagaggcctggggcagcccagagGTCACTCCCATCGTGTGCCAGGGACAGCGTTCTCACCTTGAGAAGCCTGGTCTGCTCTTTAAAATCTTCATCTTCGTCTGACTCTGCATCAGGTAAGTGGTAGATTTTGATGCTATGCTCTTCGATTTCATCTAGAATCTGAGAGGATAAGCAGACCAGACACAGTCAGCAGATGCACCCAgctccagcagctcctcaggcagAGATGTTGCCCAAATACCACAAAGAATCACTTTCCAGCAACTTTACGAGCTGCCGGAAATAAGGCTCCACATGGCTTTCAGAGAACCCTCCTCTGACAGACCATCCCCAGCCAGCACCTTGCCATCAAACACGTGCTGCCCTCCTGCCAGCAGGCCCAACCAGCCAGCTGCACCGGCACGGCAGGCCCCAAGACCAAGTATGGCAGAGCTGCAGGGCGGGATGCTGTAGGCGCAGTGAGTAGGTGGTTCCCGAGGTGCCAATGGAGGAAAGACGTGGCCTGTCCGGCTAGAACAAGACCCCTGGCTAGTGAGGGGCAAAGGCAAGAAACCAAACCATTTGGTCAGCAATGGAGGATTGGCTGGGCTCCAGGCCAGGAGTAGGACATTGCTAAGGGAGCAACCAGCTGGCAGCGGGGGACCACAGTCTGCACTATCACCCAGGCgggtgggcaggcaggcaggcaggaggcaaCACCGCTGCGACAGGAGCAGAGCCCACTCACCCTTGCATGAGGAACGGGTCCAAGGACTACTGCACGCTGCGTGCACCCCTAGGCACTAGGAAGGCTGCAACTCTGCTCCCAGGGCTAGCcactggggggtgggaggtggcagAAGACACCCGACCTCACCCTCTGGTCATGAAGGCAGACACTGCGTAGGACCTTCCAAACTCAATGTGATCAAAGACAGCCCACCTTCTGCTGCGGGCCACATCAGGAAGACCCCCTACCTCACACCCTACAGCCCACTCTCAGGCCTTCTAAGGGGAAGGCTGCTCTCATTCTAGGGAGTGGGGACCATGCAGTCGGGGTTTTCTGCCCCGAGGCCCTCATGCCTGCTGGCCTTGCCCTGCCGTCTATATGGCCTCTGCTAACCCAAGACTCAGCTTCGTGGGGCTGGGGGCAGAGTGGAACGCTGACTGCTTCTGATGTGTTGAACTCAGAGCATTTAGCCTGGGCTGGGGTAGGAACTGCGGAGCCTGTGTGCAGAGAGCCTGCAGACACGCTCCTTTCTAGGTTAGACAATGCATGTCTATAGGAGCAGGAACAGAAACTCCACCTGGGCGGACTCGATGGCACAGGGCTGTTGTAGGGCACCCTcaccccaccaacacacacattCTGCAGTCCCAGGAAAGCAAGTCTGAAAGTAACTGCTAGTCAGCTCGATGCTGGGATTCGTGAAGGACACCCAGCCAACCCAGAGCAGCCCAAGGCCCAGTCCTCAGGCAGGCTGTTGCTCACCCTCTTCTTCAGGCGCTCCCGCTCCTTCAGCGTCAGGGTGTCAGCCTTGGCGATGACGGGCACAATGTTCACCTTGTTGTGGATGGCCTTCATGAAGGCCACATCCAGGGGCTTCAGCCTGTGCCCGGGAGCACACAGGAGAGAAGAAATTCGAGGACTCGAGATCTCTACCCACCatccctgcccactcccccatGGTCCAGCCCACCCGACTGACCCGTGCCCGAAGGGCGagatgaagtagaagcagcagtgGACCCTATTGTCGACGATGTGCCGCCTGTTCAAGCCACTCTCGTCGTGCAGGTAGCGCTCAAACTGCTCATCAATGTACGAGATGATGGTCTTAAAACTGGGGCCCAGACGATAACAGTCACAGGGCGCACAGGCCcggccccttcctccctccctccctccctcagtgtCTGCATGACTCCAAGACTCAGAAAACCTGCTTCCGGGGTTTTGGGAAACTGGCCTGAGGGGGCCAGGCAGTGTGGTGTGTGGGCATGCAGGGAGGGGGAAGCCCAGTAGATGACCTGCACCGCAGCGATGGCTGGCTCCAAGGGTCTCACTGGGAaaaaggggaggggggtgtcccAGAGCACACACATGACCTGTGCTCTgtcaacactcactgccactgagtcaaagctgacccacagtgaccaaaGAACAGAACAGCcccgcccccgtgggtttctgagggactcgatttctcctgaggatcagctggttcaaacttctgaccttgcagtgctCAATGTGTGACCCACTAGGCCACCGGGCCCCCACCTGCTCTGcaaaacctgcattttacaaagtCCACATTGGACAAGCAGGCTCATCCTTCTCTATGCTGTCAACTCCAGTGCAGTGACCACCCCTCACTCATACACTCAAAATGTGCAATGTCACTAGAGGCATAGCATGGCAGCACCCACACAAGTGCACGCACCAGTCTCGGCAGTTGATGGCATCGCCATAGCCAGGGGTATCCACCACCGTCAGCCGAAGCTTGACCCCCCGCTCCTCGATCTCCACCGTGGAGGCCTCAATTTGGACAGTCCGCTCGATTTTTTCTGTAAAGCAAAGAGCTGTTCACGAACAGACCTTGAAAGTCAGCCTCAGAGGAGCAGCATCAGACTGTGTGGGGAGGGAGGCCTGTGTAGACTAAAGCTCAAGGTCAGCAAGGACAGGGTCAAGGCAAGATGGACATGCCCCGCCGGGCGAAGAGGAGGACGCCATGATAAAAAAATGAGTTGTTCTGCCCTCGGATATAGAAGTGGAGAATTTAAAAGCTGACACAGAGACAAGTGAGTGCCCTTGCCCTAGCCATGTCTGGTCTGTCAGGGGACCTCACTGGTCCACCCCACAAACATACAGGGATGCCTACAAGGTCCAACACCTGGACCACGTTCACGCCTTAGTGGTCCTCTCTTTACTGTACATCCAAGTGTGAAACCCTC includes the following:
- the SEPTIN2 gene encoding septin-2 isoform X2, with protein sequence MSKQPAQFINPETPGYVGFANLPNQVHRKSVKKGFEFTLMVVGESGLGKSTLINSLFLTDLYPERVIPGAAEKIERTVQIEASTVEIEERGVKLRLTVVDTPGYGDAINCRDCFKTIISYIDEQFERYLHDESGLNRRHIVDNRVHCCFYFISPFGHGLKPLDVAFMKAIHNKVNIVPVIAKADTLTLKERERLKKRILDEIEEHSIKIYHLPDAESDEDEDFKEQTRLLKASIPFSVVGSNQLIEAKGKKVRGRLYPWGVVEVENPEHNDFLKLRTMLITHMQDLQEVTQDLHYENFRSERLKRGGRKVETEDVNKDQILLEKEAELRRMQEMIARMQAQMQMQMQAGDGDSSAHGHHV
- the SEPTIN2 gene encoding septin-2 isoform X1, translated to MSKQQPAQFINPETPGYVGFANLPNQVHRKSVKKGFEFTLMVVGESGLGKSTLINSLFLTDLYPERVIPGAAEKIERTVQIEASTVEIEERGVKLRLTVVDTPGYGDAINCRDCFKTIISYIDEQFERYLHDESGLNRRHIVDNRVHCCFYFISPFGHGLKPLDVAFMKAIHNKVNIVPVIAKADTLTLKERERLKKRILDEIEEHSIKIYHLPDAESDEDEDFKEQTRLLKASIPFSVVGSNQLIEAKGKKVRGRLYPWGVVEVENPEHNDFLKLRTMLITHMQDLQEVTQDLHYENFRSERLKRGGRKVETEDVNKDQILLEKEAELRRMQEMIARMQAQMQMQMQAGDGDSSAHGHHV